A region from the Haliaeetus albicilla chromosome 16, bHalAlb1.1, whole genome shotgun sequence genome encodes:
- the MECR gene encoding enoyl-[acyl-carrier-protein] reductase, mitochondrial isoform X1 codes for MQRAAARVLRGARTPPAGTPSATARVPPPRGLLYERHGEPAAVVQLKDLKVAELRDSDVHVKMLAAPINPADINMIQGTYAILSPLPAVGGNEGVGEVLEVGRRVTALKPGDWVIPAGAGVGTWRTQGVFPEEMLLKVPNDIPVLCAATLSVNPCTAYRMLADFETLAPGDSVIQNAANSGVGQAVIQIAKASGIKTINVVRDRPDLPKLVERLMALGADHVITEEMLRKPEMKDIFKSIPKPRLALNCVGGKSTTEMLRHLQPKGTMVTYGGMAKQPVMVPVSTFIFRDVRLRGFWMTQWKKDHAQDQESLTSMMDALCQLIRRGQLTAPACTEVPLQDYKAALEATMKPFTSSKQILLF; via the exons ATGCAGCGGGCGGCAGCGCGGGTGCTGCGCGGGGCGCGGACCCCCCCAGCGGGGACGCCCTCGGCCACGGCGCGGgtcccccccccgcgggggcTGCTCTATGAGCGGCACGGGGAACCCGCGGCCGTCGTGCA ACTAAAGGACCTCAAGGTGGCCGAGCTGAGGGACTCCGATGTCCACGTCAAGATGTTGGCAGCCCCCATCAATCCCGCTGACATCAATATGATCCAAG GGACCTACGCCATCCTCTCCCCGCTGCCGGCCGTGGGAGGGAACGAAGGTGTCGGGGAAGTGCTGGAGGTCGGGCGTCGTGTGACGGCTCTGAAACCCGGGGACTGGGTCATCCCGGCAGGCGCCGGAGTCG GGACGTGGCGGACGCAGGGGGTCTTCCCCGAGGAGATGCTGCTGAAGGTGCCCAATGACATCCCGGTGCTGTGTGCTGCCACCCTGAGCGTCAACCCCTGCACGGCGTACCGCATGCTGGCTGACTTCGAGACCCTGGCTCCGG GTGACTCTGTCATCCAGAACGCAGCCAACAGCGGCGTGGGCCAGGCTGTTATCCAGATTGCCAAAGCCTCCGGCATCAAGACCATCAACGTGGTGAGGGACAG ACCTGATCTCCCAAAGCTGGTGGAGAGGCTGATGGCCCTGGGCGCAGACCATGTCATCACGGAGGAGATGCTGAGAAAGCCAGAAATGAAAGATATATTTAAG AGCATCCCGAAGCCCCGGCTCGCCCTGAACTGCGTCGGAGGCAAAAGCACTACGGAGATGCTGCGGCATCTGCA GCCCAAAGGGACCATGGTCACCTACGGGGGTATGGCAAAGCAGCCTGTAATGGTGCCTGTG AGCACATTCATCTTTCGGGACGTGCGGCTCCGCGGCTTCTGGATGACCCAGTGGAAGAAGGACCACGCGCAGG ACCAGGAGAGCCTGACCAGCATGATGGATGCCTTGTGCCAGCTCATCCGGAGGGGGCAGCTCACCGCGCCGGCCTGCACTGAGGTCCCGCTCCAGGACTACAAGGCAGCGCTGGAGGCCACCATGAAGCCCTTCACGTCCTCGAAGCAGATCCTCCTCTTCTGA
- the MECR gene encoding enoyl-[acyl-carrier-protein] reductase, mitochondrial isoform X2, giving the protein MQRAAARVLRGARTPPAGTPSATARVPPPRGLLYERHGEPAAVVQLKDLKVAELRDSDVHVKMLAAPINPADINMIQGTYAILSPLPAVGGNEGVGEVLEVGRRVTALKPGDWVIPAGAGVGDSVIQNAANSGVGQAVIQIAKASGIKTINVVRDRPDLPKLVERLMALGADHVITEEMLRKPEMKDIFKSIPKPRLALNCVGGKSTTEMLRHLQPKGTMVTYGGMAKQPVMVPVSTFIFRDVRLRGFWMTQWKKDHAQDQESLTSMMDALCQLIRRGQLTAPACTEVPLQDYKAALEATMKPFTSSKQILLF; this is encoded by the exons ATGCAGCGGGCGGCAGCGCGGGTGCTGCGCGGGGCGCGGACCCCCCCAGCGGGGACGCCCTCGGCCACGGCGCGGgtcccccccccgcgggggcTGCTCTATGAGCGGCACGGGGAACCCGCGGCCGTCGTGCA ACTAAAGGACCTCAAGGTGGCCGAGCTGAGGGACTCCGATGTCCACGTCAAGATGTTGGCAGCCCCCATCAATCCCGCTGACATCAATATGATCCAAG GGACCTACGCCATCCTCTCCCCGCTGCCGGCCGTGGGAGGGAACGAAGGTGTCGGGGAAGTGCTGGAGGTCGGGCGTCGTGTGACGGCTCTGAAACCCGGGGACTGGGTCATCCCGGCAGGCGCCGGAGTCG GTGACTCTGTCATCCAGAACGCAGCCAACAGCGGCGTGGGCCAGGCTGTTATCCAGATTGCCAAAGCCTCCGGCATCAAGACCATCAACGTGGTGAGGGACAG ACCTGATCTCCCAAAGCTGGTGGAGAGGCTGATGGCCCTGGGCGCAGACCATGTCATCACGGAGGAGATGCTGAGAAAGCCAGAAATGAAAGATATATTTAAG AGCATCCCGAAGCCCCGGCTCGCCCTGAACTGCGTCGGAGGCAAAAGCACTACGGAGATGCTGCGGCATCTGCA GCCCAAAGGGACCATGGTCACCTACGGGGGTATGGCAAAGCAGCCTGTAATGGTGCCTGTG AGCACATTCATCTTTCGGGACGTGCGGCTCCGCGGCTTCTGGATGACCCAGTGGAAGAAGGACCACGCGCAGG ACCAGGAGAGCCTGACCAGCATGATGGATGCCTTGTGCCAGCTCATCCGGAGGGGGCAGCTCACCGCGCCGGCCTGCACTGAGGTCCCGCTCCAGGACTACAAGGCAGCGCTGGAGGCCACCATGAAGCCCTTCACGTCCTCGAAGCAGATCCTCCTCTTCTGA